A genome region from Marispirochaeta aestuarii includes the following:
- a CDS encoding MBL fold metallo-hydrolase, which yields MKVRFWGVRGSIPTPLSYQQIQSRIAAVVQRIEAHHLESQESRERFLHDLPPYIMGTAGGNTTCLEVRLSDDTMIIIDAGSGIRELGAFLKKRGEHIRVYHVFFTHFHWDHLQGLPFFAPQVYDPRCEIHFYSPFPNLREILGNQMREPYFPVSMESMKAVLFFHHLKGNTMDLGQSSVSWRKMKHPGSSYSYKIQEGGSSFIFSSDTELVEEDFKVNPENSSFYSDVDTLIMDSQYTLDEAIEKYDWGHSSYSLAVDFAVAWKIRRLYLFHHEPQYDDKKIYSIEQSARWYLDHQKNSSLEIHSAVEGMEFEI from the coding sequence ATGAAGGTACGCTTCTGGGGAGTCCGGGGTTCCATTCCGACCCCTCTGAGCTACCAGCAGATACAAAGCCGCATTGCCGCGGTAGTCCAGCGGATAGAAGCCCACCATCTTGAAAGCCAGGAGAGCCGAGAGAGGTTTCTCCACGATCTGCCCCCTTACATAATGGGAACCGCGGGCGGAAATACAACCTGTCTTGAAGTACGTCTCAGCGATGATACCATGATCATCATCGACGCCGGCTCCGGTATCCGGGAGCTCGGCGCATTCCTTAAAAAGAGGGGAGAACACATTCGGGTATACCATGTTTTCTTTACCCATTTTCACTGGGACCATCTGCAGGGACTTCCCTTTTTTGCCCCCCAGGTTTATGACCCCCGATGCGAGATCCATTTTTACAGTCCCTTTCCGAATCTGCGGGAAATCCTCGGGAATCAGATGCGGGAACCCTATTTTCCTGTCAGCATGGAGAGCATGAAGGCTGTACTCTTTTTTCACCATCTGAAGGGAAACACCATGGATCTGGGACAGTCGTCTGTTTCCTGGAGAAAAATGAAACACCCCGGAAGTTCGTATTCCTACAAGATTCAAGAAGGCGGATCCTCCTTCATTTTTTCATCCGATACGGAACTAGTTGAAGAAGATTTCAAGGTAAATCCGGAAAACAGTTCATTCTACTCGGATGTGGATACCCTGATAATGGACAGTCAGTATACCCTGGACGAAGCAATAGAAAAATACGACTGGGGACACTCATCCTACAGCCTGGCGGTGGATTTTGCGGTTGCCTGGAAAATCCGCAGACTGTACCTTTTTCATCATGAACCCCAGTACGACGATAAGAAGATCTATTCCATCGAGCAGTCCGCCCGATGGTACCTGGATCACCAGAAAAACAGCAGCCTTGAAATCCATTCTGCTGTGGAAGGTATGGAGTTTGAAATATGA
- a CDS encoding YkgJ family cysteine cluster protein, with translation MNTPFYSRGLRFECTGCSRCCRHEPGYVFLSDNDLSRLCAAKELSRAEFLEKYCRSVNIHGFSRLSLREKDNYDCIFWKDGGCSVYESRPLQCRTYPFWEPFLNSREDWEAMSGECPGVNRGRLYSQKEIDRLLEARRSEALLSGDDA, from the coding sequence ATGAATACACCATTTTATTCCAGGGGGCTCCGCTTTGAATGTACCGGCTGTTCCCGCTGCTGCCGCCATGAACCGGGGTATGTGTTTCTTTCAGACAATGATCTTTCCCGCCTCTGTGCCGCTAAAGAACTCAGCCGCGCGGAATTCCTGGAAAAATACTGCCGAAGTGTAAATATCCACGGTTTTTCCCGCCTCAGTCTCCGGGAAAAAGATAACTATGACTGCATCTTCTGGAAAGACGGAGGCTGCAGTGTTTATGAGTCACGTCCGCTTCAGTGCAGAACCTATCCTTTCTGGGAACCCTTTTTAAACAGCAGAGAAGACTGGGAGGCCATGTCAGGAGAATGTCCGGGAGTGAACCGGGGGCGACTCTATTCTCAAAAAGAGATAGATCGTCTTCTGGAAGCCCGGCGTTCCGAAGCTCTGCTCTCTGGAGATGATGCATGA
- the ybaK gene encoding Cys-tRNA(Pro) deacylase, protein MTPALQGLKKTGVIFTIREYDHDPRASAFGPEAAEKLKVEPGRVFKTLVLRSAGGEYSSWMLPVDRQLDLKKAARLAGEKKMELADPGEAERVTGYILGGISPLGQKRRIPVFVDSRALDYETILFSGGKRGLQIEMSPLDFIKISNAEASGSFS, encoded by the coding sequence ATGACGCCCGCTCTGCAAGGCCTGAAGAAAACAGGTGTCATCTTCACAATCCGGGAATACGACCATGATCCCCGGGCTTCCGCCTTTGGTCCGGAGGCCGCAGAAAAACTGAAGGTCGAACCCGGCAGGGTTTTCAAAACCCTGGTTCTCCGATCCGCCGGAGGGGAATACTCCTCCTGGATGCTCCCGGTGGACCGGCAGCTCGATCTGAAAAAAGCCGCCAGGCTCGCGGGGGAAAAAAAGATGGAACTTGCCGATCCGGGTGAAGCGGAACGGGTAACAGGATATATTCTGGGAGGAATAAGCCCTCTTGGACAAAAACGAAGGATTCCGGTTTTTGTCGATTCCCGGGCACTCGACTATGAAACCATACTTTTCAGCGGAGGAAAACGGGGACTCCAGATAGAAATGTCGCCCCTGGATTTCATCAAAATCAGCAACGCCGAAGCCTCCGGATCTTTTTCGTAA
- a CDS encoding CapA family protein, translating to MTVSFDGTEIDPELFTLPEGFVFHRNNSPSYPDLRLSVRETVGSEQPRFSLSKEYLVPLKDRNDYRESMNPDEIHKEGLPLVPLSSWEYAGRGVMVKGLSPADREYPLVKWRHLVLDWNNPPDPVLSDRIEKALTEYLGAAGPDTSPAIVWLGAVGDMMLQRGIEDMLINRPDGKEKTFSDLLPQLSAFDLLMGNLEGAVTRRGSKTPKSYNFRFRPEVLAPLGQAGFDYLSLTNNHCYDYGEEGFLDTLEYLEEYGIRTSGAAESPEEALEPALFTLRGLTVRILSVGAYPRERNGFNGESEARVTADRAGILWYGKEALSAISGFSDDEGIDIVMVHGGHEWQRVPDDEQRSRYRSIIDAGADIVFGSHPHVLQGAESYKGGVIYYSLGNFLFNGMEEMPYAEDSLVASLGVCGGKILYRRDIPVRINGPSVRIDKSGRITAQFRDLSEGLSLP from the coding sequence GTGACAGTATCCTTTGACGGAACGGAAATTGATCCGGAACTGTTTACCCTTCCGGAGGGCTTTGTTTTTCACAGAAACAACAGCCCTTCATACCCCGATCTTCGGTTGTCGGTGCGGGAGACTGTCGGCTCCGAACAGCCGAGATTCTCCCTCTCCAAAGAATACCTTGTACCCCTGAAGGACAGAAATGATTACCGGGAATCGATGAATCCTGATGAAATTCACAAGGAGGGGCTTCCTCTTGTTCCGCTTTCCAGTTGGGAATATGCGGGAAGGGGCGTCATGGTAAAGGGACTCAGTCCGGCGGACAGGGAATATCCTCTCGTAAAATGGAGGCATCTTGTTCTTGACTGGAATAATCCCCCTGATCCTGTCCTCAGCGATAGAATCGAAAAAGCTTTAACCGAGTACCTTGGAGCCGCCGGACCGGATACTTCCCCCGCAATCGTCTGGCTTGGAGCCGTTGGGGACATGATGCTCCAGCGGGGTATAGAGGATATGCTCATCAATCGACCCGACGGGAAGGAGAAGACTTTTTCAGACCTTCTGCCCCAGCTGTCCGCTTTTGATCTCCTCATGGGTAACCTGGAGGGAGCTGTAACCCGCAGGGGCAGCAAAACTCCCAAGAGTTATAACTTCCGGTTTCGTCCCGAGGTTCTGGCGCCTTTAGGTCAGGCTGGATTTGATTACCTTTCCCTTACCAACAATCACTGTTATGACTACGGTGAGGAAGGCTTTCTCGATACCCTTGAGTATCTGGAGGAGTATGGGATCAGAACTTCCGGCGCGGCGGAATCCCCTGAGGAAGCCCTTGAGCCGGCGCTTTTTACCCTGCGGGGCCTGACAGTCCGCATTCTCTCCGTTGGTGCCTATCCGCGGGAGAGAAACGGATTTAACGGCGAAAGCGAGGCCCGGGTTACAGCCGACCGTGCCGGAATACTCTGGTACGGTAAAGAGGCGCTGTCGGCAATATCCGGATTTTCCGATGATGAGGGAATAGATATTGTCATGGTGCATGGAGGTCATGAGTGGCAGCGCGTTCCCGATGACGAACAGCGGAGCCGCTACAGATCCATCATCGATGCCGGAGCTGACATTGTGTTCGGATCCCACCCGCACGTACTTCAGGGGGCCGAGTCGTACAAGGGAGGAGTCATCTATTACTCCCTGGGGAACTTCCTGTTTAACGGAATGGAAGAGATGCCCTATGCGGAGGACTCTCTTGTCGCTTCCCTGGGAGTCTGTGGCGGAAAAATACTGTATCGGCGGGATATCCCTGTCCGGATAAACGGACCCTCTGTACGGATCGACAAAAGCGGTCGTATAACAGCTCAGTTCCGGGACCTTTCTGAAGGACTCAGTCTTCCCTAG
- a CDS encoding M48 family metallopeptidase, with product MAESSGPEKGPLPEGQNPEALSQALVYTKDRTRFAISTLTLDFLLILLLVFLKIPGKIESIFIGISGNLYLRGIGTLFGTALVFSIPATVVSACSHFIIEERHGFNRMTAGIFLQDILKGLLLSAVLGLPLALSLIWLVQNLGSAWWVYSFLLVAFFQLLIAFLFPVLIAPLFFRFSPLEEGPLKERLQTMAEKTGFTFRSIQVIDGSRRSAHSNAFFTGFGSSKRIALFDTLMDSLSDEQIEAVVAHELGHARLGHTLRQLLGSVFFLFCTFLLFACLLNWNELFMTFGFQSSSVHALLVIALFFSSPLTFWLSPVISVFSRRREYAADAFAQKYCGDYHPLAEGLMKLHWNNKSNPVPHRLYSFFHYSHPTITERIAAMRNRRAREE from the coding sequence ATGGCGGAAAGCTCCGGCCCTGAAAAAGGACCCTTACCGGAAGGGCAGAATCCGGAAGCCCTGTCTCAGGCCCTCGTATATACGAAAGATCGCACACGCTTCGCAATCTCGACCCTGACCTTGGATTTCCTTCTGATCCTTCTTCTGGTTTTCCTGAAAATCCCCGGGAAAATCGAATCCATCTTCATCGGCATCAGCGGAAACCTGTATCTGAGGGGTATTGGAACACTGTTCGGAACGGCCCTCGTTTTTTCTATTCCCGCCACGGTAGTCAGCGCCTGTTCACATTTTATCATCGAAGAACGGCACGGTTTCAACAGGATGACGGCGGGGATTTTTTTGCAGGATATCCTGAAAGGCCTTCTCCTCTCTGCTGTCCTGGGATTGCCCCTCGCTCTGTCCCTGATCTGGCTGGTGCAGAATCTTGGTTCAGCCTGGTGGGTTTACAGTTTTCTTCTTGTCGCCTTTTTTCAGCTGCTGATCGCATTTCTCTTTCCCGTGCTTATCGCACCCCTTTTTTTCCGTTTCAGCCCGCTGGAGGAAGGGCCCTTGAAGGAACGTTTACAGACCATGGCGGAAAAAACGGGCTTTACCTTCAGATCTATCCAGGTCATTGACGGGAGCCGACGAAGTGCCCACTCCAATGCCTTCTTTACCGGATTTGGTTCCTCAAAACGTATAGCCCTGTTCGATACCCTTATGGATAGCCTCTCGGACGAACAGATCGAAGCCGTAGTTGCCCATGAGCTGGGACATGCCAGACTGGGCCATACGCTGCGACAGCTTCTCGGTTCAGTTTTTTTTCTGTTCTGCACCTTCTTACTGTTTGCCTGCCTGCTGAACTGGAATGAACTCTTTATGACTTTTGGTTTTCAAAGCTCATCGGTTCACGCCCTGCTGGTGATTGCACTCTTTTTCAGCTCACCCCTTACGTTCTGGTTGTCTCCTGTTATTTCCGTGTTTTCCCGCCGCAGAGAGTATGCCGCTGATGCCTTTGCCCAGAAGTACTGCGGAGATTATCATCCCCTGGCGGAAGGATTGATGAAGCTGCACTGGAACAATAAATCGAACCCCGTTCCCCATCGGCTGTACAGTTTTTTTCACTACAGCCATCCCACGATAACCGAACGGATTGCAGCGATGCGTAATCGCCGGGCCAGGGAAGAGTAA
- a CDS encoding FadR/GntR family transcriptional regulator, with protein sequence MMKKNGLEPIAKEPLKKALMKQLTRYIWNDLEDGDKLPTEKELSDQLQVGRSSIREALRSIEAMGLLEVHRGSGYYVTKKAGNLIRGPIELVLSHDTQPLFEIIEARTIFESALVDKIIQRITDEEIREAEAAVQELKENVDNPEKALAADHLFHKILYESVHNTVIYHIHDLVSQIIKNIPGSYLQSRDYTQDTYYFHDKMLTALKNRDRDGLYEAINEHNTWIYKVFKLDTAEDAAD encoded by the coding sequence ATGATGAAAAAAAATGGTCTTGAACCAATTGCCAAGGAGCCTTTAAAAAAGGCTCTGATGAAACAGCTTACCCGGTATATCTGGAACGATCTTGAGGACGGTGATAAATTACCAACCGAAAAGGAACTTTCCGACCAGCTGCAGGTTGGGAGAAGCTCAATACGGGAAGCCCTTCGATCTATCGAAGCCATGGGACTCCTGGAGGTTCACCGGGGCTCGGGCTACTACGTAACAAAGAAAGCAGGAAACCTTATACGGGGACCCATCGAACTTGTACTGTCCCACGACACTCAACCCCTGTTTGAAATAATCGAGGCCAGAACCATATTCGAGTCAGCCCTGGTGGATAAAATTATTCAAAGAATTACTGATGAAGAAATCCGCGAAGCGGAGGCGGCGGTGCAGGAACTCAAGGAGAACGTCGATAATCCGGAAAAGGCTCTGGCGGCGGATCACCTGTTCCACAAAATTCTGTACGAATCGGTTCATAATACGGTCATCTACCATATTCATGATCTTGTCAGTCAGATCATCAAGAATATTCCCGGCAGTTATCTGCAGTCCAGAGATTATACCCAGGACACCTACTATTTTCACGACAAGATGCTTACAGCCCTGAAAAACCGCGACAGAGACGGCCTGTATGAGGCAATAAACGAACATAATACGTGGATCTACAAGGTCTTCAAACTCGACACGGCCGAGGATGCCGCAGATTGA
- a CDS encoding SDR family NAD(P)-dependent oxidoreductase, which yields MPRTVIISGASKGIGKETARVFAAAGDQVVVFDVDREKGEGFCREEKAAGRKVDFSAVDITNTENVRSAVEKAANQYGGVDVLVNCAGILDLHSFSETTEEVWDRVMGINLKGAFLLSQAVLPFMSKNKSGRIINIASSAGRTGGVKTGVSYSVSKAGIIGLTKTLARMAAPDKVTVNCIAPGTTNTDMARQFSSEDTEAILRQVPLHSLVEPEDIARAVYFLASDSAKMITGICLDINGGIYMG from the coding sequence ATGCCTCGAACAGTAATTATCAGCGGAGCATCCAAGGGAATAGGAAAAGAGACAGCCAGGGTGTTCGCCGCTGCGGGAGACCAGGTAGTAGTCTTCGATGTAGACAGGGAAAAGGGCGAAGGGTTCTGCCGGGAAGAAAAAGCCGCCGGCAGGAAGGTCGATTTTTCTGCCGTCGACATTACCAACACCGAGAATGTCCGCAGTGCTGTAGAAAAAGCGGCAAATCAGTACGGAGGGGTCGATGTACTGGTCAACTGTGCCGGTATTCTTGATCTCCACTCCTTTTCCGAGACCACCGAGGAGGTCTGGGACAGGGTGATGGGTATAAACCTTAAGGGGGCCTTCCTTCTGAGTCAGGCTGTTTTACCCTTTATGTCAAAGAACAAATCAGGAAGAATTATCAATATTGCTTCTTCTGCGGGAAGAACCGGAGGGGTCAAGACGGGGGTCTCCTACTCTGTTTCAAAAGCAGGTATTATAGGACTGACAAAAACCCTGGCACGCATGGCTGCACCGGACAAGGTTACAGTGAACTGTATAGCCCCCGGAACAACCAACACCGATATGGCAAGACAGTTCTCCAGCGAAGATACCGAGGCTATTCTCAGGCAGGTACCCCTGCATAGCCTGGTGGAGCCGGAGGATATTGCCCGGGCGGTCTACTTTCTGGCTTCTGATTCTGCAAAGATGATTACCGGTATCTGTCTGGATATTAATGGCGGCATTTACATGGGCTGA
- a CDS encoding transaldolase family protein, with amino-acid sequence MANNPYLKWMADNTPTQWCNDSAILSDLQSALEDGAVGCTTNPPLSFETLSTRPGDFEKEYKNLDESAKCNDRAVEMIGVVVRTIGSILKDKGPWKDEQFGYVRAQVQPALGRDKDAMLEMGKKLRSFGDNVMVKIPCTTAGIWTLEELAALGIPTTPTVCLTVSQFIAVGEAHDRGRARAEKAGIKPAPSTAALVMGRLQDYLTALNEIRGTGLSFYDLECAALAVTKRCYQENVKRGFNQKLMPAAFRSPRQVEQMVGSDVVMTIHPKVQKALLEAEGKGEIKRGNFIDDPVDQAALDRVAKALPEFTLALEPGAIPVGEFDFHGGTVMTLQGFDLTGWQKLLTL; translated from the coding sequence ATGGCAAATAATCCCTATCTTAAATGGATGGCAGACAACACCCCTACCCAGTGGTGTAATGACTCTGCAATACTGTCGGATCTTCAATCCGCCCTCGAAGACGGTGCCGTCGGCTGCACCACAAATCCGCCCCTCTCCTTTGAAACCCTGAGTACCCGTCCCGGGGACTTTGAAAAAGAGTACAAAAATCTCGATGAATCGGCGAAGTGCAATGACCGGGCTGTCGAAATGATTGGCGTGGTAGTGCGAACCATCGGTTCTATACTCAAGGATAAGGGTCCCTGGAAGGACGAACAGTTCGGATATGTGAGGGCGCAGGTTCAGCCTGCCCTGGGTAGAGACAAGGACGCCATGCTGGAGATGGGAAAGAAACTTCGCTCCTTCGGCGACAACGTCATGGTCAAGATACCCTGCACCACTGCCGGAATCTGGACCCTGGAGGAGCTGGCGGCTCTTGGTATTCCCACAACGCCGACAGTCTGCCTGACGGTTTCCCAGTTTATCGCTGTTGGCGAGGCCCATGATCGTGGACGGGCCCGGGCTGAAAAGGCGGGAATCAAACCTGCACCCTCCACGGCTGCCCTGGTTATGGGGCGGCTTCAGGACTATCTAACTGCGCTGAACGAAATTCGCGGAACCGGGCTCTCCTTCTATGATCTTGAATGTGCAGCACTGGCTGTCACCAAACGCTGCTACCAGGAGAACGTAAAACGGGGGTTCAATCAGAAACTCATGCCTGCAGCTTTCAGAAGCCCCCGCCAGGTTGAACAGATGGTTGGCAGTGATGTTGTCATGACCATCCATCCCAAGGTTCAGAAAGCCCTTCTGGAGGCCGAAGGCAAGGGAGAGATAAAACGGGGCAACTTCATTGATGACCCGGTTGATCAGGCTGCCCTGGACAGGGTTGCAAAGGCACTGCCTGAGTTTACTCTGGCATTAGAACCCGGTGCAATTCCTGTCGGTGAGTTCGATTTCCACGGAGGGACTGTAATGACCCTGCAGGGATTCGATCTGACGGGCTGGCAGAAGCTCCTTACGCTGTAG
- a CDS encoding sugar phosphate isomerase/epimerase family protein, whose protein sequence is MGIPYLSLAVSEEKLGDSAPVLFQDGIVNGMRSAKDLGFTGVEIHIRNPGSLDVDALLEAEKELGIKICAVGTGLEYSLNKLCFTSEDAGVRRKTAERFKEHIDLARKLKASVFMGLCRGTAPDYGSRQTYLERFAEEILPVQKYADEKQVILTLEPIAYYMTNLLNTVDECLEFMDRPGFENLELLLDSHHMYLEDKDMYGEAFDKCAGKIGHFHVSDSNRRHPGAGNVDFDRIAVKLKEMGYDRPVSLEVLPQPSGTEASQRCMDWMKRHW, encoded by the coding sequence ATGGGTATTCCGTATTTGAGTCTTGCCGTCTCCGAGGAAAAACTCGGAGACAGTGCTCCCGTTCTGTTTCAGGACGGCATAGTGAATGGTATGCGCTCAGCAAAGGATCTCGGATTCACGGGGGTGGAGATACATATACGCAACCCCGGAAGCCTGGATGTCGATGCACTGCTTGAGGCGGAAAAGGAGCTTGGAATCAAAATATGCGCGGTAGGAACCGGCCTTGAATATTCCCTGAACAAGCTGTGCTTTACCTCCGAAGATGCAGGGGTACGCCGGAAAACCGCAGAGCGCTTCAAAGAGCATATCGACCTGGCCCGGAAGTTGAAAGCATCGGTGTTCATGGGTCTTTGCCGGGGCACCGCGCCGGATTATGGATCGAGACAGACATATCTGGAACGATTCGCAGAGGAAATTCTCCCGGTTCAGAAATATGCGGATGAGAAACAGGTTATCCTTACACTGGAACCGATCGCTTACTACATGACGAACCTGCTGAATACGGTGGACGAGTGTCTCGAGTTTATGGACCGCCCGGGATTCGAGAATCTTGAACTCCTGCTGGACTCCCACCATATGTATCTGGAAGACAAGGATATGTACGGCGAGGCCTTTGACAAGTGCGCAGGAAAAATCGGGCATTTTCATGTATCCGACAGTAATCGCCGTCATCCCGGCGCAGGGAATGTCGATTTCGACCGGATAGCTGTCAAGCTGAAGGAGATGGGCTATGACCGCCCCGTATCCCTTGAAGTGCTGCCCCAGCCCTCCGGAACAGAGGCTTCACAACGCTGCATGGATTGGATGAAGCGACACTGGTAA
- a CDS encoding SDR family NAD(P)-dependent oxidoreductase produces the protein MKDKLFSVDGKVTLVSGASRGIGFELAKGFAQRGAKVIITGRKGDTLKEAADKITGETGARADTYVCDVANVENIRETVAAIKEKYGRIDILLNVAGLTIRKPAEDYTPDEFDYVTNVDIRGAFFMAQEVGKVMIAQKSGSQVHVESYNTFAPLTRVMPYVISKFGMHGMIKALASEWGEYGIRVNGIGPGFILTDFNRSLWSQPVMKDWAMEHTPLRRFGEVEDMIGTVVFLASEASSFITGQTVYIDGGLSACTPWPIDKAST, from the coding sequence ATGAAGGACAAGCTTTTTTCCGTGGACGGGAAGGTAACCCTTGTTTCCGGTGCCAGCCGCGGCATCGGCTTCGAGCTGGCAAAAGGATTCGCGCAACGAGGGGCAAAGGTGATTATCACCGGTCGGAAAGGGGATACCCTCAAGGAAGCCGCGGACAAAATAACCGGGGAAACAGGAGCCCGGGCGGATACCTATGTGTGCGATGTGGCCAATGTTGAAAACATACGGGAAACTGTAGCTGCAATAAAAGAAAAATATGGCAGAATTGATATTCTCCTGAATGTGGCCGGATTGACAATCAGAAAGCCGGCGGAAGATTACACTCCGGATGAGTTCGATTATGTCACGAATGTCGACATCCGCGGTGCCTTTTTCATGGCCCAGGAGGTCGGCAAGGTGATGATAGCCCAGAAGAGCGGGTCCCAGGTTCACGTGGAGTCCTACAACACCTTTGCGCCCCTGACCAGGGTAATGCCCTATGTGATCAGCAAATTCGGGATGCACGGAATGATCAAAGCCCTTGCATCGGAATGGGGTGAATACGGGATACGGGTAAACGGAATCGGGCCCGGTTTCATCCTTACCGATTTCAACCGCTCCCTCTGGTCACAACCGGTCATGAAGGACTGGGCCATGGAACATACTCCTTTACGGCGGTTCGGCGAGGTGGAAGATATGATTGGAACCGTGGTGTTCCTCGCTTCCGAGGCCTCTTCCTTCATTACCGGACAGACTGTTTACATCGACGGCGGATTATCCGCCTGCACCCCATGGCCTATCGACAAGGCCTCGACCTGA
- a CDS encoding DUF4340 domain-containing protein: MAGIPMEKIKPVLILSAIFALLLILLLVTGGADGEEERRVDPLVTMEADSISTLSIETADRPALKFSRTEDGWVMEEPLYSLASAETMQSVIETVDKLVGVPMEIDTSLPLEEFGLEGSEVISVTVSSRDGQTESFSLGRQIPLDVGYVYTYVPSSGNYYKAYRDAREVFTLPLEEYRDRTVLDLSISSIEKIRLSGALTGNTSPVIVEKQPPWWELSSPKAAPGNNGEVRKLLEGILSLRASDFPDSREAALQAEPQLRVEFTISDGSTEAVSFFDSYGEDLQYITTDRIPYALGIPRGLVSNLPISYDQLRSRAVLRFDPDAIQEIIISTESGDIGLKKEQSGWYLSNEQDIPADDAAVRQLINLLTLTDVEELPADLDVQKNNTAIQLQVTLTEDDGTQHWVELGKKAVKGEVLPGFSSFRNRPFAVSADFLEGFQIDADYFEDRHLLSFESRTVGSLEILGKNETIILEKSGSDWLLTEPERSAADSPKSWGLVFALEKLVYTRKLSADESATRGLSSEKPDYRIKVRDSEGKNQGSLDVWIDEGGGMVYASSDARDGLFVIDSEILERIPEDYTELIYRR, encoded by the coding sequence ATGGCTGGTATCCCGATGGAAAAAATAAAGCCTGTACTGATCTTGAGCGCTATATTTGCGCTTTTGCTGATTCTCCTCCTTGTTACCGGTGGCGCGGACGGGGAGGAGGAGCGCAGGGTCGATCCCCTCGTTACCATGGAGGCGGATTCAATCAGTACGCTGAGTATCGAAACCGCAGATCGACCGGCTCTGAAGTTCTCCAGAACAGAGGACGGGTGGGTCATGGAAGAGCCCCTCTACAGCCTGGCCTCGGCCGAAACCATGCAGTCCGTTATCGAAACCGTGGACAAACTGGTGGGCGTCCCCATGGAGATTGACACAAGTCTGCCTCTTGAAGAGTTCGGTCTCGAAGGCAGCGAAGTTATCAGCGTTACGGTGTCGTCCCGGGACGGTCAGACAGAGAGCTTCTCCCTGGGAAGACAGATTCCCCTGGATGTGGGGTATGTATATACCTACGTACCGTCCAGCGGCAATTACTATAAAGCCTATAGAGACGCCAGAGAAGTATTTACCCTTCCCCTGGAAGAGTACCGGGACAGGACAGTTCTGGACCTTTCCATCAGTAGTATCGAGAAAATCAGACTGAGCGGTGCTTTAACCGGAAATACGAGTCCCGTAATCGTAGAAAAACAGCCCCCCTGGTGGGAGCTTAGCTCCCCGAAAGCGGCACCCGGCAACAACGGAGAAGTCAGGAAACTGCTTGAGGGGATTCTCTCTCTTCGGGCCAGCGATTTTCCCGATTCCCGGGAAGCTGCGCTACAGGCAGAGCCCCAACTCAGAGTTGAGTTTACCATCAGCGACGGCAGCACAGAGGCCGTATCCTTTTTCGACTCCTACGGAGAGGACCTTCAGTATATTACAACCGACCGCATACCCTACGCCCTGGGTATTCCCCGGGGGCTAGTGAGCAATCTGCCCATCAGCTATGATCAGCTCCGTTCAAGGGCAGTCCTGAGGTTTGACCCCGATGCTATTCAGGAAATTATTATCAGCACAGAGTCCGGGGACATCGGGCTGAAAAAAGAGCAAAGCGGCTGGTACCTTTCGAATGAACAGGACATTCCTGCGGATGATGCAGCTGTCAGGCAGCTTATCAATCTGCTTACCCTGACTGATGTTGAAGAGCTTCCGGCAGACCTTGATGTACAGAAGAACAATACAGCAATACAGCTGCAGGTAACTCTTACAGAGGATGATGGAACTCAGCACTGGGTAGAACTCGGCAAAAAAGCTGTGAAAGGCGAAGTTCTTCCCGGGTTTTCCTCCTTCAGGAACAGACCTTTTGCGGTTTCCGCTGATTTTCTCGAGGGTTTTCAGATCGATGCGGATTACTTCGAAGACCGGCACCTGCTCTCCTTTGAATCCCGAACTGTCGGTTCCTTAGAGATTCTGGGGAAGAACGAAACCATAATCCTTGAAAAATCCGGTTCCGACTGGCTGCTCACGGAACCTGAGCGCAGCGCCGCAGATTCGCCGAAGTCATGGGGCCTTGTTTTTGCCCTGGAAAAACTGGTTTACACCCGGAAGCTCTCAGCAGATGAATCCGCCACAAGAGGCCTTTCTTCTGAAAAACCGGATTACCGCATAAAAGTGCGTGACTCCGAGGGGAAGAACCAGGGCAGCCTTGATGTGTGGATCGATGAAGGCGGGGGAATGGTATATGCCTCGTCCGATGCCCGGGACGGACTCTTCGTTATCGATTCTGAGATTCTGGAGAGGATACCGGAAGATTATACCGAGCTGATCTATCGCAGATAG